The Flaviramulus sp. BrNp1-15 genome has a window encoding:
- a CDS encoding efflux RND transporter permease subunit, whose product MRKLISYFIRYHVAVNIFIIAFFVFGVIGVLSLKSSFFPLVESKIINISVVYPGASPQEIEEGVVLKIEDNLKGLKGVDRVTSVSRENSGTITVEIEKGENIDFMLLEVKNAVDRVPSFPTGMEPLIVAKREEVRQTISFALSGKNIPLATLKQIGRQIENDLRTIDGISQVEVSGYPEEEIEIAVNETSLLAYNISFNDVAQAVSASNILVTGGNIKTDAEEYLIRANNRSYYGNELSNVIIKATNEGKTVRLKDVAIVRDRFSETPNATYFNEQLAVNITVTSTNNEDLISSADKVKEYIEGYNQSHNNVRLDVVRDLSITLNQRTELLIKNAIAGIILVLLFLSLFLNTRLAFWVAFGLPISFLGMFIFAGQFDVTINVLSLFGMIIVIGILVDDGIVIAENIYQHYEKGKTPIQAAIDGTMEVIPPVVSAIITTLLAFSLFLFLDSRIGEFFSEVSVIVILTLVVSLVEALIILPAHLAHSKALRKPVLDDNPSKMKQFFAKMRIINKAGDNFMAFLRDKIYTPVLSFVLKFKMLSLGIFIALLILTFGSIGGGIIGLTRFPSIASDTVSVELDMPNGTNVEVTDSIISMIEQKSYIVNKELSEEYLKGTGKQLFENTILSLNSSSSARLQINMLPGEQRPDEINSRLVANRLGDVVGPIIGTERLIFGSGGNFGGSPVSVSLLSNNIDELKAAKLELKQVLQTNPLLKDIEDNDPAGIKEIRLELKESAYLLGLDLRTVMTQVRSGFFGTQAQRFQRGQDEIRVWVRYNRANRESINNLDDMRIVTPTGERVTLKDIANYTIERGDVAINHLEGQREIQVSADLKDPNTSTTDIIDDIKANIIPEIKSKYPTISVSFEGQNRETSKLLSSLKKAGIPILFLIYIVIAFTFRSYSQPLLLIILVPFSLTAVAWGHWLFNFPLNTLSLLGIIALIGIMVNDGLVLIGKFNSNLKEGMTFDLALTEAGKSRFRAIFLTSLTTIAGLAPLLLEKSRQAQFLKPMAISISFGIAYATILTLLALPLFLSFSNSIKKNVKWLATGNKITKEEVERAIIEQKEEHEN is encoded by the coding sequence ATGAGAAAATTAATCAGTTATTTTATCAGATATCATGTTGCTGTAAATATCTTCATTATCGCCTTTTTTGTATTTGGTGTTATTGGAGTTTTATCGCTTAAATCATCATTTTTCCCGTTAGTAGAATCTAAAATCATCAACATTAGTGTTGTATATCCTGGCGCATCTCCGCAAGAAATAGAAGAAGGTGTTGTTCTTAAAATAGAAGATAATCTTAAAGGATTAAAAGGTGTTGATAGAGTAACCTCAGTATCCCGTGAAAATAGCGGAACTATAACTGTTGAAATTGAAAAAGGTGAAAATATAGATTTCATGCTTTTAGAGGTTAAAAATGCTGTAGATAGAGTGCCTTCTTTTCCAACGGGTATGGAACCACTTATTGTTGCAAAGCGCGAAGAGGTAAGGCAAACTATATCTTTCGCTTTAAGCGGAAAAAACATACCATTAGCTACTTTAAAGCAGATAGGAAGACAAATTGAGAATGATTTAAGAACTATTGACGGTATTTCACAAGTTGAAGTTTCAGGTTATCCAGAAGAAGAAATTGAAATAGCGGTTAATGAAACAAGTTTGTTAGCTTATAATATTAGTTTTAATGATGTTGCTCAAGCCGTTAGTGCATCAAATATTTTAGTAACTGGAGGTAATATAAAAACAGATGCAGAAGAGTATTTAATACGTGCAAACAATCGATCGTATTATGGAAATGAACTTTCTAATGTCATTATTAAAGCCACAAATGAAGGGAAAACAGTACGTTTAAAAGATGTAGCTATCGTTCGAGATCGTTTTTCGGAAACACCAAACGCAACCTATTTTAATGAGCAATTAGCAGTTAATATTACAGTAACAAGCACAAATAATGAAGACTTAATTTCTTCTGCAGATAAAGTTAAAGAATATATTGAAGGTTATAACCAAAGTCATAATAATGTTAGACTTGATGTTGTTAGAGATTTATCAATTACGTTAAATCAGCGTACAGAATTACTAATAAAAAACGCAATTGCAGGAATAATTTTAGTACTTCTTTTCTTATCATTATTTCTTAATACTCGCTTAGCTTTTTGGGTTGCTTTTGGTCTTCCTATTTCATTTTTAGGGATGTTTATTTTTGCAGGTCAATTTGATGTGACTATAAATGTATTATCACTTTTTGGTATGATAATCGTGATAGGTATTTTGGTAGATGATGGTATTGTAATTGCCGAAAACATCTATCAGCATTACGAAAAAGGTAAAACACCTATTCAAGCCGCTATAGATGGTACAATGGAAGTTATTCCACCAGTAGTTTCAGCAATCATAACTACCCTATTAGCCTTTTCTTTATTTCTCTTTTTAGATAGTAGAATCGGTGAGTTTTTTAGTGAAGTTTCGGTAATAGTAATATTAACTTTAGTGGTGTCGTTAGTTGAAGCCTTAATTATTTTACCAGCTCATTTAGCACATTCTAAAGCTTTAAGAAAACCTGTTTTGGATGATAACCCTTCTAAAATGAAACAATTCTTTGCCAAAATGCGAATTATAAATAAAGCAGGTGATAATTTTATGGCTTTTTTAAGAGACAAAATATATACTCCTGTTTTAAGTTTTGTTTTAAAATTTAAGATGTTGTCTTTAGGGATTTTTATAGCACTTTTAATACTCACTTTTGGATCTATTGGAGGGGGTATAATTGGGTTAACTAGATTTCCTAGTATAGCAAGTGACACTGTTTCTGTAGAGTTAGATATGCCAAATGGCACGAATGTAGAAGTTACTGATTCTATTATTTCTATGATTGAACAAAAATCATATATAGTTAATAAAGAATTATCAGAAGAATATTTAAAAGGTACAGGGAAACAGCTTTTTGAAAATACAATTTTAAGCTTAAATAGCTCTTCTAGTGCACGATTACAGATAAATATGTTACCTGGTGAACAAAGGCCTGATGAGATTAATTCACGATTAGTGGCTAATAGATTAGGTGATGTTGTTGGACCAATTATAGGAACAGAGCGCTTAATATTTGGTTCTGGTGGAAATTTTGGAGGTAGCCCTGTTTCTGTTTCTTTATTGAGTAATAATATTGATGAGCTAAAAGCTGCCAAGTTAGAATTAAAACAAGTATTACAAACGAATCCATTGTTAAAGGATATTGAAGATAATGATCCAGCAGGAATTAAAGAAATTCGTTTAGAATTAAAAGAAAGCGCTTATTTGCTGGGGTTAGATTTAAGAACGGTGATGACACAAGTACGCTCTGGTTTTTTTGGAACACAAGCGCAGCGTTTTCAACGTGGGCAAGACGAAATTCGTGTTTGGGTGCGTTATAATAGAGCGAATCGAGAATCTATTAACAATCTAGACGATATGCGCATAGTTACACCAACTGGTGAGCGTGTAACACTTAAGGATATTGCAAATTATACTATTGAAAGAGGAGATGTTGCTATAAACCATTTAGAAGGTCAGCGAGAAATTCAAGTGTCTGCAGATTTAAAAGATCCTAATACAAGTACTACAGATATTATTGATGATATTAAAGCGAATATTATTCCAGAAATTAAATCAAAATATCCAACTATTTCAGTTTCATTCGAAGGACAAAATAGGGAGACATCTAAATTATTAAGTTCATTAAAAAAAGCAGGAATACCAATTTTATTTCTTATCTACATTGTAATTGCATTTACATTTAGAAGTTATAGTCAACCATTACTATTAATAATATTAGTTCCTTTTAGTTTGACTGCAGTTGCTTGGGGACATTGGTTATTTAATTTTCCTTTAAACACGCTATCGCTTTTAGGGATTATTGCATTAATAGGAATTATGGTTAACGACGGTTTGGTGTTAATAGGCAAATTTAATTCCAATTTAAAAGAAGGGATGACTTTTGATTTAGCACTTACTGAAGCTGGAAAATCTAGATTTAGAGCTATTTTCTTGACCTCATTAACTACTATAGCAGGTTTAGCTCCTTTATTACTTGAAAAAAGTAGACAAGCACAATTTTTAAAACCTATGGCTATTTCTATTTCATTTGGTATTGCATATGCTACCATACTAACATTATTAGCTTTACCATTATTCTTGTCTTTTAGTAACAGTATAAAAAAGAATGTAAAATGGTTGGCAACGGGTAATAAGATTACTAAAGAGGAAGTTGAACGTGCTATTATAGAGCAAAAAGAAGAACATGAAAATTAA
- a CDS encoding efflux RND transporter periplasmic adaptor subunit has protein sequence MRKIILSVIGVLLIVLSFLFAKKLIANKNKPKPVKEKIVKTVFTDTVLNQTVKIIIPANGSLVAKQRVELYAEVQGVFKPSNILFKPGQKYRKGQSLIRIDASEYYASVQSSKSSLYNAIAAIMPDLRLDFPEVYPKWQNYLNGFDLNKTTPKLPEMASEKENYFITGRGIISSYYNVKNLEQRLSKYNITAPFTGILTEALVTEGSLIRSGQKLGEFIDPSIYEMEVALSKSYATLLQVGEAVILTNLDKTETYNGKVSRVNGSIDATTQTITAYIEVKDDKLKEGMYLEANLNAKEEQDAIEIDRNLLLESEEIFIVRDSVLDVIPVKPVYFSDTKVVLKNVPNGTVILEKPVPGAYAGMLVKPFEDSTKNNDK, from the coding sequence ATGCGCAAAATTATCCTTTCCGTAATAGGAGTTTTACTAATAGTACTTTCTTTTTTATTTGCAAAAAAGCTTATTGCCAATAAAAACAAGCCTAAACCGGTTAAAGAAAAAATTGTTAAAACGGTATTTACAGATACGGTTTTAAATCAAACCGTTAAAATTATAATTCCGGCAAATGGCAGTTTAGTTGCAAAACAAAGAGTAGAATTATATGCCGAAGTTCAAGGTGTTTTTAAGCCTTCAAATATTCTTTTTAAACCAGGTCAGAAATACCGAAAAGGGCAATCCTTAATTAGAATTGATGCATCAGAGTATTACGCAAGTGTGCAATCTTCAAAAAGCAGCTTATATAATGCAATTGCAGCAATTATGCCCGATTTACGACTAGATTTTCCAGAAGTTTACCCAAAATGGCAAAACTACCTTAACGGTTTTGATTTAAATAAAACAACACCTAAGTTGCCAGAAATGGCTTCTGAAAAAGAAAATTATTTCATTACAGGACGTGGTATAATTTCTAGCTATTATAATGTTAAAAATTTGGAACAGCGCTTATCAAAATATAATATCACCGCCCCTTTTACTGGAATTTTAACCGAAGCTTTAGTTACTGAAGGGTCTTTGATTAGAAGTGGACAAAAATTAGGAGAATTTATTGATCCGTCAATTTACGAAATGGAAGTAGCCTTGAGCAAATCTTATGCTACATTATTACAAGTTGGTGAAGCTGTTATCCTAACTAATTTAGATAAAACTGAAACCTACAACGGTAAAGTATCTAGGGTTAATGGAAGTATAGATGCCACAACACAAACCATTACAGCTTATATTGAAGTTAAAGATGATAAGTTGAAAGAGGGCATGTATTTAGAGGCTAATTTGAATGCCAAAGAAGAACAAGATGCTATAGAGATAGATCGTAATTTGTTGCTAGAAAGTGAAGAGATATTTATTGTTCGAGATAGTGTGTTAGATGTTATACCAGTAAAACCAGTATATTTTTCAGATACCAAAGTAGTTTTAAAAAATGTGCCTAACGGAACAGTTATTTTAGAAAAACCAGTACCAGGAGCTTATGCAGGTATGTTGGTAAAACCTTTTGAGGATTCTACTAAAAATAATGATAAATAA
- a CDS encoding ABC-F family ATP-binding cassette domain-containing protein, which produces MMNIHNLSISFQGEYLFEDLTFKLGNGDRIGLIGKNGAGKSTMLKILSKEMEPDTGQIATDKELKIGFLKQDIDFVFGRTVLEEAYEAFTEIKALEAKMEAVNTQMAERTDYESEGYHQLMVDINELQHQYEILGGYNYQGDTEKILQGLGFQRKDFEKLTDTFSGGWRMRIELAKLLLQNNDILLLDEPTNHLDIESIIWLEGFLKNYSGAVVIVSHDKMFLDNITNRTIEISLGRIYDYPKPYSKYLVLREELRTQQLASQKNQQKQIEQTEKLIEKFRAKASKATMAQSLIKKLDKIDRIEVDEDDNSVMTLNFPVSITPGKVVVEAENVSKNYGDNQVLKNISLLIERDSKTAFVGQNGQGKSTLAKIIVGDIKYNGHLKLGHNVQIGYFAQNQAEYLDGNKTVLDTMIDAANETNRSKVRDILGSFLFRGDEVEKYVRVLSGGERNRLALAKLMLQPFNVLIMDEPTNHLDIKSKNVLKEALKRFEGTLILVSHDRDFLQGLTNIVYEFKDHKLKEYLGDIDYYLEQRKVENLREVEKRTVVKETPKEKNQQSYEDQKKVKSLNNKLSNVESKISQLERDIKAIDLELEINYEEATSKPNFFDNYQKMKTDLQNFMEKWESIQFEIEALEN; this is translated from the coding sequence ATGATGAATATTCATAATCTATCAATTTCGTTTCAAGGAGAATACCTCTTTGAAGATCTCACATTTAAATTAGGAAATGGAGATAGAATAGGACTTATAGGTAAAAATGGAGCAGGTAAATCTACAATGCTTAAGATTTTATCTAAAGAAATGGAGCCTGATACAGGACAAATTGCAACAGATAAAGAACTTAAAATAGGTTTTTTAAAACAGGATATCGATTTTGTTTTTGGCAGAACAGTACTTGAAGAAGCATATGAAGCTTTTACTGAAATTAAAGCTCTAGAGGCTAAAATGGAAGCTGTAAATACCCAAATGGCAGAACGTACAGATTATGAAAGTGAAGGGTATCATCAACTTATGGTTGATATTAATGAACTTCAACATCAATACGAGATATTAGGCGGTTATAATTATCAAGGTGATACTGAAAAAATTCTTCAAGGTTTAGGTTTTCAACGCAAAGATTTTGAGAAGTTAACCGATACATTTTCTGGTGGTTGGCGCATGCGTATTGAGCTAGCAAAATTACTACTTCAAAATAATGATATTTTACTACTTGATGAGCCTACAAACCATTTGGATATAGAATCTATTATTTGGTTAGAAGGGTTTTTAAAGAATTATTCTGGAGCAGTAGTTATTGTATCTCATGATAAAATGTTTCTAGATAATATAACCAATAGAACTATTGAAATTTCTTTAGGTCGCATTTACGATTATCCTAAACCATATTCAAAATATTTAGTTTTACGCGAAGAGTTAAGAACACAGCAGTTAGCTTCTCAAAAAAATCAACAAAAACAAATAGAGCAAACCGAGAAGCTTATTGAAAAGTTTCGTGCCAAAGCATCAAAAGCAACTATGGCGCAATCGCTTATAAAGAAGTTGGATAAAATTGATAGAATAGAAGTTGATGAAGATGATAATTCTGTAATGACACTTAATTTCCCAGTGTCTATTACTCCAGGAAAAGTAGTTGTGGAGGCTGAAAATGTTTCGAAAAACTATGGCGATAACCAAGTTTTAAAGAATATAAGCTTGCTTATAGAACGCGATAGTAAAACCGCTTTTGTTGGTCAAAACGGACAAGGTAAATCTACACTAGCAAAAATTATTGTAGGAGATATAAAATACAACGGGCATTTAAAGTTGGGGCACAATGTGCAAATTGGTTACTTTGCTCAAAATCAAGCAGAGTATCTTGATGGAAATAAAACTGTTTTAGATACTATGATTGATGCTGCTAACGAAACTAATAGAAGTAAAGTAAGAGATATTTTAGGTTCATTTTTGTTTAGAGGCGATGAGGTTGAAAAATATGTACGAGTACTTTCTGGAGGAGAGCGAAACCGTTTGGCATTAGCAAAATTAATGCTTCAGCCATTTAATGTATTGATAATGGATGAGCCTACAAATCACTTAGATATTAAGTCTAAAAATGTATTGAAAGAGGCTTTAAAACGATTTGAAGGCACTTTGATTTTAGTATCCCATGATCGTGATTTTCTACAAGGACTAACCAATATAGTTTACGAATTTAAAGACCATAAGCTTAAAGAATATTTAGGTGATATAGACTATTATTTAGAACAACGCAAAGTTGAAAACTTGCGAGAAGTTGAAAAACGTACTGTAGTTAAAGAAACACCTAAAGAAAAAAATCAGCAATCTTACGAAGACCAGAAAAAAGTAAAATCTTTAAACAATAAACTGAGTAATGTTGAGTCAAAAATCAGTCAGTTAGAACGAGATATAAAAGCTATTGATCTTGAGTTAGAAATTAATTATGAAGAAGCGACATCTAAACCAAACTTCTTTGATAATTATCAAAAAATGAAAACTGATTTACAAAATTTTATGGAAAAATGGGAATCCATTCAGTTTGAGATTGAAGCTTTAGAAAACTAG
- a CDS encoding DUF983 domain-containing protein, which translates to MFKKGTKLYSILTGTCPKCHEESMYTNKNPYNLSQALSMHEKCSNCGTKYKIEPSFFYGSMYVSYAVGIAFAVAAFVIAYFVFNAGLNMMFLSIIGTLVVFMPIILRLSRNIWINLFIHYDKTLAKK; encoded by the coding sequence ATGTTTAAAAAAGGAACCAAGCTATATAGTATTTTAACAGGAACATGCCCTAAATGTCATGAAGAATCTATGTACACAAATAAAAACCCGTACAATTTATCTCAAGCATTAAGCATGCATGAAAAATGCTCTAACTGTGGAACAAAATATAAAATTGAACCATCGTTTTTCTATGGTTCTATGTATGTAAGTTATGCAGTTGGAATAGCATTTGCCGTGGCAGCTTTTGTTATAGCCTATTTTGTTTTTAATGCAGGATTGAACATGATGTTTTTATCAATAATAGGTACATTAGTTGTTTTTATGCCTATTATTTTAAGGTTATCCAGAAATATATGGATTAACCTTTTCATACATTACGATAAAACTTTAGCTAAAAAGTAA
- a CDS encoding FAD-binding oxidoreductase codes for MQVDYIIVGIGIAGISFCEQLKSNNKTFVVFDNTSQQSSTVAGGLYNPVVLKRFTSVWKSKEQLDIALSLYANLEKRLHVKLDYKIPVYRKFASLEEQNDWFAASDKPLLSEYLSTTIIKNNNDAINAPFGFGEVLETGRIDVKTMIEAYKTDLLKHDLLLEEDFNYNNLKIDNTTISYKNINAKHIVFAEGYGIKQNPYFNHLPLVPAKGELVIIHAPDLKIDFVLKAGVFLIPLKYDLYIVGATYNWKDLTNQISESGKEELLIKLKKLITCSFKVVNQVAGVRPTVKDRRPLVGQHSTHKNMYVLNGLGTRGVMIGPYVANKLYNFIENGITLDEEIDINRFNN; via the coding sequence ATGCAAGTAGATTACATTATTGTTGGTATTGGAATTGCTGGTATTAGTTTTTGTGAGCAATTAAAGTCTAATAATAAAACTTTTGTGGTATTTGATAATACATCACAACAATCTTCAACGGTTGCTGGTGGATTATATAATCCTGTTGTGTTAAAGCGTTTTACATCAGTTTGGAAAAGTAAAGAACAATTAGATATTGCATTGTCACTTTATGCTAATTTAGAGAAAAGACTCCATGTGAAATTAGATTATAAAATCCCAGTTTACAGGAAATTTGCATCTCTTGAAGAACAAAACGATTGGTTTGCTGCTTCAGACAAACCTTTACTTTCAGAATATCTTTCAACTACTATAATTAAAAATAATAATGACGCTATAAATGCACCTTTTGGTTTTGGTGAAGTTTTAGAAACAGGAAGAATAGATGTGAAAACTATGATTGAAGCCTACAAAACAGATTTGCTAAAACATGATTTATTGCTTGAAGAAGACTTTAATTATAATAATCTGAAAATTGACAACACTACCATAAGCTATAAAAATATTAACGCTAAACATATTGTTTTTGCAGAAGGTTATGGTATTAAACAAAACCCTTATTTTAATCACTTACCATTAGTTCCTGCAAAAGGAGAATTAGTTATAATACATGCACCAGATTTAAAAATAGATTTTGTTTTAAAGGCTGGGGTGTTTTTAATCCCTTTAAAATACGATTTATATATTGTTGGAGCCACTTATAATTGGAAAGACTTAACAAACCAAATTTCCGAGTCGGGTAAAGAAGAGTTGTTAATTAAGCTTAAAAAGCTAATTACTTGTTCTTTTAAAGTGGTTAATCAAGTTGCAGGTGTTAGACCAACTGTTAAAGATAGAAGACCTCTTGTTGGCCAGCATTCAACACATAAAAATATGTATGTATTAAACGGTTTAGGAACACGTGGTGTGATGATTGGACCTTATGTTGCTAATAAACTCTATAATTTTATAGAAAACGGAATTACTCTTGATGAAGAAATAGATATTAATCGATTTAATAACTAA
- the gldN gene encoding gliding motility protein GldN: MKLKSFLLTVATVFTASTMFAQANILNAKSPEEIGVRTEAQKAVDNDKPLEYGYVDDRDILFSKMVWEKIVLDERANFPLYYPVDTNNIGSDRRSLYDVLMKSIKEGKIKNIYDDSYFTTKRTLKDIEAALVMIDTTEYGIEQLNAGEELSKEYINRRDITAADIKEYHIKGLWYFDKRQAEMKYRLLGIAPVAPDVNFIDEAEPDLVPLFWVFFPDAREVLHEAKSFNNENSSMPFSFDHVLNARRFHGYIFREENVQGDRAVNEYVSENALMQLLESERIKDKIRDFELDMWTY; encoded by the coding sequence ATGAAATTAAAGAGTTTTTTATTAACCGTTGCAACTGTTTTTACAGCATCAACTATGTTTGCGCAAGCTAATATATTAAATGCTAAAAGCCCTGAAGAAATAGGTGTAAGAACAGAAGCTCAAAAGGCTGTTGACAATGATAAACCATTAGAGTATGGTTATGTTGACGATAGAGATATCTTGTTTTCTAAAATGGTTTGGGAGAAAATTGTTCTTGACGAACGTGCAAACTTCCCACTATACTATCCAGTAGATACAAATAATATTGGTAGTGATAGACGATCATTATACGATGTTCTAATGAAGAGCATTAAAGAAGGCAAAATAAAAAATATCTATGATGATTCTTATTTTACAACAAAGCGAACTCTAAAGGATATTGAAGCTGCTTTAGTTATGATTGATACTACAGAATACGGTATTGAACAATTAAATGCTGGTGAAGAATTATCTAAAGAATATATCAATAGAAGAGATATAACTGCTGCAGATATTAAGGAGTACCATATTAAAGGACTTTGGTATTTTGATAAGCGTCAAGCTGAAATGAAATATCGATTACTTGGTATAGCTCCAGTGGCACCAGATGTTAACTTTATTGATGAAGCAGAGCCAGATTTAGTACCATTATTCTGGGTATTTTTCCCAGATGCTAGAGAAGTTTTACATGAAGCAAAATCGTTCAATAATGAAAATAGTTCTATGCCATTTTCTTTCGATCATGTATTAAACGCAAGACGTTTTCATGGTTATATTTTTAGAGAAGAAAATGTACAAGGCGACAGAGCTGTTAACGAGTATGTTTCAGAGAACGCTTTAATGCAATTATTAGAATCTGAAAGGATTAAAGATAAAATTAGAGATTTTGAATTAGATATGTGGACATACTAA